Proteins encoded together in one Columba livia isolate bColLiv1 breed racing homer chromosome W unlocalized genomic scaffold, bColLiv1.pat.W.v2 SUPER_W_unloc_5, whole genome shotgun sequence window:
- the LOC135577512 gene encoding uncharacterized protein LOC135577512, whose amino-acid sequence ESDTDTVSVRRKFQDIHLQNLYVRDGKIQEKVKVDVIVQDNVRKIPGWIMVTYFTSHFTSPVQELIGNQAAVCRRKVELSNECSSSRPPQLGFSDVPISTKTITIPRHQTSPELNKTWCDSILEEYQSADEGCSWSNVTLADLYPGMLELLTRLMTKQTWRKESKYMFGQLRHRRHPSGRPKLNVTLVKIRGFRPPKLKRAQPSICSSRHEDIQNQTFGNENRELRDDKRSINNLSGVVPYSYIDTNEIKMDCSDSSLVPRKGPKFSKRTVFPDVITTMGETFLVEDELQTTVSLNPKCKESEKFAYQCPSEYCFITSAASSGSTGLHPVKESKTQKNYFSCGDTSEWCSSTCSSYGNSHAFTPVANCSLARASNTLLINPEKITSERQVPSKRQSPSKMPQKYKDAFEKLYYKLCPQEIQKPFTLTRSLANSQNLEGKGRLVKSNLSHSVRSHTPCDREFDRIYEQLCSGGVPKLPGFQRASNLKKYDGIQMSETVNALVNSPVQTLSASPRVKRLGNFQNDPLCSPVKRLRGIPERYLSSTKCEQIAHRRNAELQTNGMRFLNPYIVSNSSIFDSHNCQSEGSGFHAASDKTFLGVPGTSLKESGIAGTNSGWPSAVKNYSSPRNAQYCRKRVSRKLSYTVGKDDKSQQSLG is encoded by the exons cttcaccagtgcaagaactgattg gcaaccaagctgctgtttgcagaaggaaagtagaattgTCAAATGAATGTTCTTCATCCAGACCTCCACAGTTAGGATTTTCTGATGTTCCCATATCAACAAAGACAATCACCATACCCAGGCATCAGACTTCcccagaactgaataaaacttggtgtgatagtatcttggaagaataccagtctgcagatgagggatgctcctggagcaatgTAACTCTTGCAGACTTGTATCCAGGGATGTTAGAGTTACTTACAAGGCTCATGACAAAGCAGACTTGGAGAAAAgagtcaaaatacatgtttggacAATTAAGGCACAGAAGACACCCTTCTGGAAGACCAAAGCTCAATGTCACCTTAGTCAAAATAAGAGGGTTCAGACCTCCTAAACTGAAGCGAGCACAGCCTAGCATATGCAGCAGTAGACATGAAGACATCCAGAATCAAACTTTTGGAAATGAGAATAGAGAACTTCGTGATGACAAGAGGTCCATTAATAATTTGTCTGGTGTAGTACCTTATTCTTACATTgatacaaatgaaatcaaaatggaCTGCTCTGACTCAAGTTTAGTACCTAGAAAAGGCCCCAAATTCTCCAAACggactgtttttcctgatgttataACTACAATGGGAGAGACGTTTCTAGTTGAAGATGAGTTACAGACTACTGTCTCACTtaatccaaaatgcaaagaaagtgaaaaatttgcttACCAGTGTCCTTCAGAATACTGTTTTATAACGTCTGCTGCCAGTTCAGGGTCAACAGGACTTCATCCGGTAAAAGAGagtaaaactcaaaaaaattacttttcttgtggTGATACCTCAGAGTGGTGTTCATCTACTTGCAGTTCCTATGGCAATAGTCATGCTTTTACACCTGTTGCAAACTGTTCTCTTGCAAGAGCATCAAATACTTTACTCATAAATCCCgaaaaaataacctctgaaaGACAAGTTCCTTCAAAAAGACAAAGTCCTTCAAAGATGccccagaaatacaaagatgcatttgaaaagctctactacaagctgtgtccccaagaaatccaaaagcctttCACATTGACAAGATCTCTTGCAAATTCACAGAACCTTGAAGGTAAAGGAAGATTAGTGAAGAGTAATTTAAGTCATTCTGTGAGGTCCCATACACCGTGTGATAGAGAATTTGACAGGATCTATGAGCAATTGTGTAGTGGGGGTGTTCCAAAACTTCCTGGGTTTCAGAGagcttcaaatttaaagaagtatGATGGAATACAGATGTCAGAAACTGTAAATGCTCTGGTTAACTCGCCTGTTCAAACTTTATCTGCATCTCCCAGAGTTAAAAGACTGGGGAATTTCCAAAACGATCCTCTTTGTTCACCAGTAAAGCGACTGAGAGGTATACCGGAACGTTATCTatcttcaacaaaatgtgaacagattgcTCACAGAAGAAACGCTGAACTTCAGACCAACGGCATGAGGTTTTTGAACCCATACATTGTCAGTAACTCCAGCATTTTTGACAGTCACAACTGCCAGAGTGAG ggctctggatttcatgctgcgtcagataaaacttttcttggtgTTCCTGGTACTTCCTTGAAAG AATCTGGGATTGCAGGTACCAACTCTGGTTGGCCTAGTGCAGTGAAGAATTACAGcagtcccagaaatgcacagtactgtcgcaaaag GGTATCCAGAAAATTAAGCTACACTGTGGGTAAAGATGACAAATCCCAGCAATCGCTTGGGTGA